The Halostagnicola larsenii XH-48 region ACGGCCGACGTCGCTCGCGTCGTCGAGTACTGCGCGAGACGCGGAGTTCCGGTCCTCCCCCGCGGCGGCGGCACGAGCCTTGCCGGACAGACGGTCAACCGCGCCGTCGTCCTCGATTTCACTCGGCACATGAACGAGATTGTAGAGACAGATCCCGACGAGCGGACCGCGACGGTCCAGCCGGGAACCATCCTGGGGACGCTCAACGAGACGCTCGAGCCCCACGACCTCAAGTTCGCACCGGACCCCGCCTGGGGCGACAAGAGCGCAATCGGCGGCGCGATCGGGAACAACTCGACCGGGGCACACTCCCTGCAGTACGGCAAAACCGACGCCTACGTCGAGTCCTGCGAGGTCGTCCTCGCGGACGGCACCGTCACCCGATTCGGCGAGGTGACCCTCGAGGAGATCGACGAGCGAGGCGATCCCGACGGCCCGCTCGAGGCGCGGATCTACGCCGAAATCGCGCGCATTCTCGAGGAGGACGCAGACGCAATTTCCGAGGCGTACCCAGACCTCAAGCGAAACGTCTCGGGGTACAACCTCGATCGATTAGTCGCCGAAGCCCGGGGAGAGAACCTTCCCGGAGGAGAAGACACCGGCGAACCGGGGACCGTCAACCTCGCGCGGGTGCTCGCCGGCAGCGAGGGAACGCTCGCGATCGTGACCGAGGCGACCGTCTCGCTCGAGCCGGTTCCCGAAACGAAGTCCGTCGCCCTGCTTTGTTACGCGGAACTTCGCGACGCGATGACGGACGTCGCGCCGATCATAGAGCACGACCCCGCCGCCGTCGAGGTGCTCGACGACGTGCTGATCGACCTCGCCCGGGGTACCGCGGAGTTCGCTCCCGTGACCGAGATGCTCCCCGAGGGAACGAACGCAACGTTGCTCGTCGAGTTCTACGCCGAGGACGATTCGGAGGGCCGAGAGCGGGTCGCCGAACTGCTCGCCGATCGATGCCCGTCGGTCACGCCCGCCGGGGCGTCCGACGGCGGCGTTTCGAAGGTGGACTCGAGTGCCGACGACACGAGCGGCAATGGCTCGAGCGGTGCTGATTCGAATACTACAGCTTCGGGCGACGCGCAACCGGTCGCGATCGACGCGCTCGAGGCCTACGAGGACGCTGAGCGGGCGAAGCTCTGGAAGCTCCGAAAATCTGGGCTTCCGATCTTGCTCTCGCGGACGACCGACGAGAAACACATCTCCTTCATCGAGGACACGGCGATCCCGCCCGAACGGCTGCCCGAGTTCGTCGACCGGTTCGAGTCGATTCTCGAGTCCCACGACACCTACGCGACCTTCTACGCCCACGCCGGGCCGGGCGTGCTCCATGTGCGGCCGCTGGTCAACACGAAGACCGATACCGGAATCGACCAGCTACGGGGCATCGCCGACGACGTGACGGACCTCGTGGTCGAACTCGGGGGCTCCGTCTCGGGCGAGCACGGGGACGGCCGCGCCCGAACGCAGTGGAATCGCAAACTCTACGGCGAGGACCTCTGGGTGACGTTCAGGGATCTCAAGAGCGCCTTCGATCCCGACTGGCTCCTGAACCCGGGGCAGGTCGTCTTCCGCGATGAGAACCCGACGGACCTCCGCGAGAACCTCAGGTTCGACCCCGACTACGAGTACGACGCCGGGTTCGAGCCGACCCTCGAGTGGAACAACGACAACGGCATGCAGGGGATGGTCGAACTCTGTCACGGCTGTGGCGGCTGTCGCGGCGAGCAGTCGACGACCGGCGGGGTGATGTGTCCGACCTACCGCGCCTCACACGAGGAGATCACGAGCACCCGCGGGCGGGCAAACTCCCTCCGGCAGGCGATGAGTGGCGATCTCCCGCGGGGCGAGCAGTTCTCCGACGAGTTCACGGAGGAGGTCATGGACCTCTGTATCGGTTGCAAGGGCTGTGCCATCGACTGCCCGAGCGAGGTCGATATGGCGAAGCTGAAAGCCGAAGTCACCCACGAGTACCACCAGCGCAACGGCGCGTCGCTTCGCGACCGACTGTTCGCCAACGTCGCGAACCTCTCGCGCTGGGGCAGTCGCTTCGCGCCGCTGTCGAACGTCGCCCACAGGATACCTGGCTCGCGCTGGCTGCTCGAGAAGACGGTCGGCATCGCGTCCGATCGGCCGCTGCCGACGTTCCACAGCGACACGTTCTCGGACTGGTTCGAACGCCGGGGCGGCACAGCCGTCGAAGAAGTCGACGCCGAGCGCGAGGTCGTGCTCTATCCAGATACGTATACCAACTACAACCACCCGGAGGCCGGAAAGGCGGCGGTTCGGGTGCTCGAGGCGGCGGACGTCCACGTCACGGTTCCCAACGGCGTCGGGGATACGGGGCGGCCCGCGTTCTCGAAGGGATTCCTCGACAAAGCGCGAGAAACCGCCCGCGACAACGTCGAGTCGCTTTCACCGCATCTCGAGGAGGGACGAGATATCGTCCTTATCGAGCCCTCCGACGCCGTCATGTTGCAGTCGGACTACCTGGACCTGCTCGGCGAGGACGCTCGAGCGCTCGCAGAGCGCACCTACGGCGTCTGCGAGTACCTCGATACCTTCCGGCTCGACGAGTCGATTTCGTTCCTGTCGCCGTCCGATCTCGAGCCGGGTGGCGACGAGGCCGCGGCCGACGGGGCGACCGCGGACGGCGGCGCGCTCGAGCACCTCACCTACCACGGTCACTGTCACCAGAAGGCGACGGCCAAAGATCACCACGCGGTCGGCGTCCTCCGGCGGGCGGGCTACGCCGTCGATCCGCTCGATTCCGGCTGCTGCGGGATGGCCGGCAGTTTCGGCTACGAAGCCGAACACGCCTCGATGAGTAACGCGATCGCCGACGTACTCTACGAGCAGGTCGACTCGAGCGAGGGCGAGCGGGTCGTCGCGCCGGGTGCCTCCTGTCGGAGCCAACTCGAGGGCCGTCCCGACGCCGAGGAGGAGCCACCGACACCGATCGAGATGCTCGCGAACGCGCTCGAGTAATCTCCCGTCCTTCCACATTGAGTGACCGCACCGCGTTCATGATGCTTGGAAGAGCCTCATTTTCCGTAGAGTCGCGCTCCGGCCGTTCACCCCGGCGCGCGCTGGAGGCGGCATCGAACACCGTGAGATGCCGTCCCGACTTCGTGCGAGGGACGGCGCTGAACGAAGTGAAGCGCCGAGGCTGGGGTGGCTCGAGGTGCTGTGGCGGACTGAACGCAGTCGCCGAGTGAACGACTCGTGGGCCGTTCTCGACGCGACGAACTCAAGCGATTTCGGTGCATTCGAAACCCTGGCTTCGCGATTTCCCAGCCCTCTCGAGACAACCGATCAGTTCCCCACCAGTTCCTCGTACTGCGCGCCGGTCTGTTTCAACGTCTTCGTCGAGTACAGTCGCTCGTGCTCTACAGGCAGGTACTCGCTCGCGAGTTCGTCGATCTTCTCGTCGACGGCCGCCGGATCGCGTCCGTGGATCATCGTAAACAGATTGTAGGGCCACTCGAGCGCGTCCCGTCGCGGCCGGTGATAACAGAGCGTGACGTACGAGCGGTCGCCGACGCGAACGCCGCGCTCGTCGAGTTCGTCGTCGGGCACGTTCCAGACGACCATGCAGTTGGCGTTGAACCCCGTCACGACGTGGTTGACCACGCAGCCGATGCGCTTGATACAGCCCGTCTCGAGGAGGCGGTCGATCCCGCGCAGGACCGCCTCGACGTCCGCCTCGAGCTCCGCGGCGACGTCTCGGTAGGGCGTTCGCGAAAGCGGGAACCCGTTCTGGATCGCGAGCAGGAGGTCGGCCTCGAACGCCGAGAGGTCGCCGACGGCCTCCTCGCTGATCCGGGTCGCCGAAGCGTCGGTTCCGCTCTCGAGCGATTCGCGCGCGAATCGATCCGCGTTGACCACGGGGAACTCGAGGTCGATGTAGTAGTCGGTCAGCATCGGGAGGTTCAGGACCGTACAGCCGGTTCGAGCCTCGATGTCCGCCAGGATTTCGTCGCGGGCCGCTCGAGAGCCGGCGGTGACGACGAACCACATATTCCACTCGTGGTCTCGGGCGTAGTTGTGGTTGACCTGCCGGTAGCCGTTGATCACGTCGGCGATCTCCTCGAATCGATTCTCGGGGGCTCGAACGGCCGCCAGCGTCGACGAACCGATCACCGGCGGGTTGAGAACGGGGCCGAACCGGCGGAAGATCCCGTCCTCGTGGAGGCTTCGAACGCGCTCGAGGGCGTCCGATTCGTCGATTCCGAGGTCCTCGCCGAGGCTCCGAAACGGCCGTTCGGCCACCGGAAAACCGCTCTGATAGCCGTCGATGATCGCAGCGTCCACGTCGTCGACCGCCTCGCGCCAGTCCCTCGAGAGGGTACTCATTGACCTGTCTAGGGACGAGCGAAAGGTAGTGGTTTCGGATCGTTTCCGGCCCCAGTGGCTGAATTCGAAGGTTCTCGAGCCGGTTTTAGACCGAAACCGCACCGGCATTCGGTTCGGAAGTGACTACTCCGGGTCCTCGGGCCCACGCACTGTGCTCGAGCACGTCCTCGCTCGAGCGTACGTGTCAGTCGGTCGCCGGAAGCGGGAGGCTTTTGCGCCGTCCGTTCGAACCACGGACATGGCTCAGAC contains the following coding sequences:
- a CDS encoding FAD-binding and (Fe-S)-binding domain-containing protein encodes the protein MATEPSDDPAADARAGYDYASTDVDRPGLVRDLENLVDCSVRFDSYSRQLYATDASPYEVTPVGVVFPESTADVARVVEYCARRGVPVLPRGGGTSLAGQTVNRAVVLDFTRHMNEIVETDPDERTATVQPGTILGTLNETLEPHDLKFAPDPAWGDKSAIGGAIGNNSTGAHSLQYGKTDAYVESCEVVLADGTVTRFGEVTLEEIDERGDPDGPLEARIYAEIARILEEDADAISEAYPDLKRNVSGYNLDRLVAEARGENLPGGEDTGEPGTVNLARVLAGSEGTLAIVTEATVSLEPVPETKSVALLCYAELRDAMTDVAPIIEHDPAAVEVLDDVLIDLARGTAEFAPVTEMLPEGTNATLLVEFYAEDDSEGRERVAELLADRCPSVTPAGASDGGVSKVDSSADDTSGNGSSGADSNTTASGDAQPVAIDALEAYEDAERAKLWKLRKSGLPILLSRTTDEKHISFIEDTAIPPERLPEFVDRFESILESHDTYATFYAHAGPGVLHVRPLVNTKTDTGIDQLRGIADDVTDLVVELGGSVSGEHGDGRARTQWNRKLYGEDLWVTFRDLKSAFDPDWLLNPGQVVFRDENPTDLRENLRFDPDYEYDAGFEPTLEWNNDNGMQGMVELCHGCGGCRGEQSTTGGVMCPTYRASHEEITSTRGRANSLRQAMSGDLPRGEQFSDEFTEEVMDLCIGCKGCAIDCPSEVDMAKLKAEVTHEYHQRNGASLRDRLFANVANLSRWGSRFAPLSNVAHRIPGSRWLLEKTVGIASDRPLPTFHSDTFSDWFERRGGTAVEEVDAEREVVLYPDTYTNYNHPEAGKAAVRVLEAADVHVTVPNGVGDTGRPAFSKGFLDKARETARDNVESLSPHLEEGRDIVLIEPSDAVMLQSDYLDLLGEDARALAERTYGVCEYLDTFRLDESISFLSPSDLEPGGDEAAADGATADGGALEHLTYHGHCHQKATAKDHHAVGVLRRAGYAVDPLDSGCCGMAGSFGYEAEHASMSNAIADVLYEQVDSSEGERVVAPGASCRSQLEGRPDAEEEPPTPIEMLANALE
- the ahbB gene encoding siroheme decarboxylase subunit beta; its protein translation is MSTLSRDWREAVDDVDAAIIDGYQSGFPVAERPFRSLGEDLGIDESDALERVRSLHEDGIFRRFGPVLNPPVIGSSTLAAVRAPENRFEEIADVINGYRQVNHNYARDHEWNMWFVVTAGSRAARDEILADIEARTGCTVLNLPMLTDYYIDLEFPVVNADRFARESLESGTDASATRISEEAVGDLSAFEADLLLAIQNGFPLSRTPYRDVAAELEADVEAVLRGIDRLLETGCIKRIGCVVNHVVTGFNANCMVVWNVPDDELDERGVRVGDRSYVTLCYHRPRRDALEWPYNLFTMIHGRDPAAVDEKIDELASEYLPVEHERLYSTKTLKQTGAQYEELVGN